Below is a window of Pirellulales bacterium DNA.
TCTTTTGCCCGGCCGGTCCGCACGGCGACGGGCCAGCGCTGACGGTCCACTTTTTGGCACCCGGCCTGAACGTGCTCGGCGGGCCCGGCCCGGCCGGCAACCAAGCTTTGCGGGCCGTTGACATCGCCGCCTCGCTTGCCCGCGGCGGCAACGCGATCGTCGTCTGTTCGATGGCAGGCGACGGCAAGCTGCCGGAAGGCGACTTTCAGAAAGCCTGCGCCAAAGCCGTCGGCGCCCGCCTGCCCGTTTTATTCCTGATCGCGGAATGCGGCCCCGACGAGTTTTATGGCCTGCCGGTTCTGCGCGTTGATGCGGCCGACGTGCTGGCGGTCGACGTGCTGTTGGGCGGAGTTGTGGAGCGCATCCGGGCCGACCGCTCGCCGGCGATCGTCGCGCTCGACGTGCCGCGCGTGGTGGGTTTGAACGGCCCCGAGCGGGAGCGGCATTGCGAGCTGCGCGAAGCGGCCGGGGCGCCGCCTGCCGCCGACCCGCTTCGCCGCTCGGAAGACTACCTGATGGAGTGCGGCACGGGCCTTGGCGAGCTGAGGCGAATCCGCGCTGAAATCGCCACCGACGTGGAGGCCGCCGCGGGGCGCGCCCTCGCTCGCCGCGACGGGCCCGCGCCGCAATGAGCTGTCGAGCAGGTGAGCCGGCTAGGTCATATGCCACCAGCTTTAGCTGGTGGTTTCCGCCCATCACTCAGCCCCTGTCTGAGCCGGCTTTAGCCGGGCTTCTCGACCGCTGGCGCGTGGCCATGACGCACACGGGCAAGTGGATGGGAATGCCACCGACCGGCCGGCGCGTCGCGGCCCACGGTTCAACCTGGATTCGCATCGCCGACGGCATTTTCGTCGAGGGCTGGGATTATTGGGAGCAGCAACGGGCCGCCGACGCCGTCCGCAGCCGGCGCAAACCGCCGAAGAGGCGGTAAGTCAGGCTTCCAGCCCGATGCGCGTCACGCCGGAGCGGACCTTGGCCGGGCAACGGCTGGCACTTCTGGGCGCGTGGCGGCCAAGCGATGCGCTGGCGCAAGGCGCATCGGCGAATGGTATAATAACAACATGGCAAGAAAAGCCGCTCCTCCCTGGCGCATTACGCGTACCGCCATC
It encodes the following:
- a CDS encoding thiamine pyrophosphate-dependent enzyme, whose product is MASRRFADPALFPVPYSAMVAAREIDRVALDLIRRGRVFFNVSGAGCEATACLARHLRSGDWLQAQYRDKALLLACGVPVEECLARFFCPAGPHGDGPALTVHFLAPGLNVLGGPGPAGNQALRAVDIAASLARGGNAIVVCSMAGDGKLPEGDFQKACAKAVGARLPVLFLIAECGPDEFYGLPVLRVDAADVLAVDVLLGGVVERIRADRSPAIVALDVPRVVGLNGPERERHCELREAAGAPPAADPLRRSEDYLMECGTGLGELRRIRAEIATDVEAAAGRALARRDGPAPQ
- a CDS encoding ester cyclase, coding for MSCRAGEPARSYATSFSWWFPPITQPLSEPALAGLLDRWRVAMTHTGKWMGMPPTGRRVAAHGSTWIRIADGIFVEGWDYWEQQRAADAVRSRRKPPKRR